In Edaphobacter aggregans, the sequence CTGTCGGTGTTTGCGCCGCTTCTCTCCACGAAGCGGAAGCATTGGTGCGGCACGGAATCAACAACATATTGATCACCTCGCCGGTGATAGGGGCCGGCAAGCTGGATCGGCTGTTGCAACTGCTGGACCACGGTGTTTCGGTCGCGGTCGTCGTAGATGACCAGGAGAGGGCGGCATCGATGGCCGCTGCTGCGCATCAATCTGGGCATGTTCTTGATGTACTGATCGATGTGGACCTTGGCATGGGCCGAACGGGCGTCAGCAACATCGAATCGGCACTTCAACTGGTGAATGTGGTCTGCGATGCCGAAGGAATTTCGTATCGAGGAATTCAAGCGTACTCCGGATCGGTGCAGCATATCGAAGACTTTGCCGCGCGAGACCGGATCTATACAGGACAGTTACGCTTCCTCTCAGGGTTGATCGCGGCGCTGGACAAGCGCGGGCTCAAGCCTGCAACGGTGAGTGGCGGAGGCACGGGCACGCTGGCACTCGACTGCCGCGAGGGCATCCTGACCGAGCATCAAGCTGGTAGCTACATCTTCATGGACGTGGAATATGGTGCCGTCACGTTGCGAGCGAACGACGACGATGCCCGGTTCGCCACGTCATTGTTCCTCCACAGCACAGTGATTAGCAAGAACGTGCCCGGCACCGCCACGATCGATGCTGGGCTGAAAAGCTTTGCTACAGATGGACCTTTACCGCGCGTGAGCAATGGGGCGCCAGCAGGAACAACGTATGCATTTTTCGGAGATGAACACGGCCGCCTCACCTTTCCGACTCCGACTCATAGCCTGCCGCTTGGCAGCATTGTCGCATTTGTAACGCCCCACTGCGATCCAACGGTAAATCTGCATGACTACTTGCACATCGTGCGGAATGACACGATTGTCGACATATGGCAGATCGTTGGTCGTGGGGTCCTTTAGACTCTCAGCTATTTCCTTACGTAGCCGCATTTACCGCTGCTTCAAGCAGAACTGCCTGCTTCCTCGCTAAAGGTGGTATACGTATTCCCGACAGAAAATTGGAATAAATCAGGTCTCAAAACCGAGAAGACTCGTTTGGAGCCCAAGAGAATCCTCGCAGCAGATCAGGATAAGAATGAAAACGAAAATCGATTTTGTCCTTAGGCTCGCGCTCATGTTTATGGTCGTGGGCGCCATCTTCGCAATTGCGCAACAGTCTCCTACGAGAAACGACGTTCCTTCGCACAGACCTCAAGGCCCGTGCGACATCTACGCAGCTTCCGGTGCCCCATGTGTCGCAGCACATAGCACTACACGCGCGTTATATGCGACCTATAACGGCCCCCTCTACCAGATTTTGCGCCAATCGGACGGCAAGACCCTGGACATTGGTATCGTCCAATCTGCTGCTTCATCGGTTAACGATCCAGGTGGATACGCTGACGCAGCCGCGCAGGATAAGTTTTGCGCCGGCACCTATTGCTGGAACAGCATCATCTATGATCAATCTCCCAAACACAACGATTTGACTCAGGCTCCTCGTGGCGGATTCGGCGGCCCTGCCCTGGGAGGCTTCAACAATCTTCCGATCGCTGATATGGCGCCCATTACCATCATGGGGCACAAGGTCTACGGTGTGTTCATTGAACCGGGTATGGGACTCCGCCAGAACGATGCGAAAGGCACCGCAGTCGACGACCAAGCCGAAGGGCAATACTGGGTCGTCAATGGTAAGCATTTCAACGCCGGTTGCTGTTTCGATTACGGCAATGCGGAGATTGACAGTCGCGATGATGACAACGGCACCATGGAGACACTCTACTTCGGTAACGCCACACCGTGGTACAGCGGGGCTGGAAAAGGGCCGTGGATTATGACCGATCAGGAAAATAATCTTGTCGGATGCGTCAACGATGATGGGACCAAAGGCTGTCCCAATTTACCCAGCATCCCCTGGCACTTTGTAACTGCAATCGGCAAAGGAGAACCACACCATTGGACATCCATGGGTGGGGACGCGCAAAAGGGCGCTCTGTCAGTCATGTTCGATGGGCACCGTGTGAATTCTACCTATGACCCGATGCGAAAGCAGGGAGCTATTCTTCTGGGCAACGGCGGTGACAATAGTGTTGGGTCGCAAGGAACGTTCTATGAAGGAGCGATGACAGCAGCTGGCACATTCCCATCGAACGCTATTGACCAGCTTGTCCAGGCCAACATCGTAGCTGCTAGGTACGATGTCACTCCACTTAGTTTGACACCTACGGCGACACCAACAACGCCTGCGGGGCCACAAACGTTCACTCCGGCGTCTTCGCGGGACTTCACCGTGACATTCACGAATACAACAGGAACACCTGTAACGGACGTTTCGTTGAGCATTTCTGTACCCAGCAAGCAGTGGGCCTCGGTTGTTTCAGGCACTACCGAAACGTCAAAAACATTCGCTCAGCAAATCGCGCCAGGTGGGAGCGTGAGCGCGACTTTCAAAGTCACTTCAGGGCCAGCGGCCTTTAACGGTGATCTCGTTGGCAATGCATCCTGGATGAACCCCACCAGCGGCAAAAAGCAAGTAGAGACGACTGTTGGAAAGGTTCGCAATGCCAGACCAGTTAAGATCAACGAGTTCCGCGTCACCTCAGGCTCGCCTCGCAACCCAACAAATTCATTTATAGAGCTCTACAACGCAGGTCCCCAAAGCGTCGATATCTCCAACTGGACGTTGACCGAGCACCCAGCTCGTCAGGCTATCTTTTCGATGGTAAAGATCCCGGCTGGAACGAAGCTTATGGCCGGCGGTTTTTATCTGCTCGGACTCTCCAACTCCGGGTTGGCAGTTCCCGCACGAGCAGGCGACAGCATCATCCAGGTCAGGAACACGGAGGGAATGTCGGTTGGAGACACAATCAACATTGGTACCGGCTCCAGCGCAGAATTGCGTAAAATCGCAAGCCTCGGGACACCTGCCAGCGATCATACAATGTTGTGGCAATCACTCCCCGAAGAACCGGTGATCACCGTTCCTGCCGGTTCGACCAACGTGCCCGTCGAGAATGTATCCGGCTTTGCTGTTGGCCAGAAGATTGCGCTTGGCTATGGCTCTACCTACCCGTTCGTTGCAAATACAGTGGAGCAGTACGAGATAGCCACGGTGACTGCAGTCGGCAAACCAGGGACACAAGCGTATCTGGCGATGGATGCGCCTGCTGGAGCCACCAACATTAAGGTGACCTCTCTCTCCAATATCTCCATTGGTGACAAGATTAGGTTGGATATCGACAGCGTTGGCCATGGAATCGAAACCGTTACGGTGACACAGGTCGGGTCAGCAGCAAATCAGACCAATCTCTCAGCTCCTGCGAGCGCCGGGGCGACCCGGATCAGCGTGCGCCGAGGGGATGGTTTCGCCGCAGGCGACAGGATTACTGTCGGCACGCCTGCAAGCAAGCAAGTCGTTACCGTCACCGCTGTGGGCTCCCCAGGGTCGGATGGTACCCCCATAGACTTTACCCCTGCGTTTATCAAATCTCACGGAGTCAGTGAATGGGTGGTAGCTCCGGGCACTGGCCTGGAGCTGGCAGCTCCATTACGGTTCAATCATGCAGCCAACCTTCCGTTCAGCGATCGCGGAACAGGAATCAGCTTTCAGCCGGCGACTGCCTTTGCCCATTTGAGCAACGAGCCAGTCCAGGCTCTTGGGACAGGCATAACGCTCGACAGACCGCTGACCGACAACCACGCGATCCACACGGCCGTACGCGATGCTGAAGTCAAGACGGCGGGATACCAGGGTACGCCCACGCCAAACCAGTGGTTTGGCGGACCAGAATTAACCACGAAGTCTCCACAATTTGGCCGTACCCTCACCGTCGAAGAGGGTAGCTTCGTGCTGCGTGACTCTTCGGGAGTGGTTGCGGACAGCCTTAACTATGGAGGCCTTGTCGATCCATGGGCCGCCGAAGGGGATCAGGCTGTTTCAGGAGCCGAGTTGAGCGGCTGCTATGCCCCAGCGCCTGGTTCAGTGTTTAACCCATGGTCAACTGTTGTGGCTCCTGTTGCCATCAATACAAGCGCAGGACGTTTCCCTGACGGCGCCGATACCGACAGCAACTGTTCCGACTTTTTAACGCAGGCCGGCGCCTCGTTTTCGGCTGCTTCGGCTGCGGGTGCAACCAACATCAAGGTCGCCAGCACGGAAGGCTTCCGCCCCGGCCAGACACTCCATATTGGCTCTGGTGCGAATACTGAAACCGCCGTCATCGCTACGGTAGGCACAGCAGGCGCCACGACGGTACGCACTTCCACTGACGTCGGAGCAACTGTTCTCCCGGCCACAAGTGTGACTGGCTTTAATAAAGGCCAAACAATCACCATCGACGAGGGAGCAAACTCCGAAACGGCTGTTGTCTCCTCTATTAGAGCCCGCGGCGTCGCAACTATAACGGTCGCCGCACCGCTCACTCGTGAGCATTCGGCTGGCGCGCAGATTTCGGGCAGCGGTATCACCCTCAACACTCCATTGACTCGGACACATATTGATGGAGAGCAAGTGTCGGACGACGTTCCAACTCCCGGCGCGCCGAACCGATATCACGGGATAAATCGTTGAAGGGCTAAGAACAGGGAATATAACTTGATCATCCCGTCCATTTGGGACGGGGCTATTGCGCGCATTGATCTTTACATGGAGAAGTATGCTGGTCCCTTGCGGACCATTCAGTGAAGCTGTGCCGGCTCGAGCCAAAGATGGACAATACCCACACTGGCGATCCCAACACCGAGCACAAAAATTACAGGGCCGAAGCTGTGCCCTGATTGAGATGCAGTTGGCCTAACACGGCGTGCATGTTCTCGAAGTCTTGTCGCTCAGGAAAGCCTACCCGACAAGAGAGTTCTAGCTATGCGGTGCATTTGCCCTGTTCTCGACATTTGACATTCGGGGTACGTCTCATCTGGAAGCTTCGAGGTGACCGCGAGTCCAATCACCGCTCTTAAGACTTCTGTGTGGTCGATTTCTTGGATCGCAGCAACCAGATCCACATCATAATGATCGCCGACGCGGCGACGAAGAGTTCTGCCCATATGAACGAGAAGTAGTCTCCGAGCACACCCACCACCGGAACACCCGGCTGGATGCTTCGCAAGGCCGGCAATCCAAAGATCAGCGATATGGCCAGGGACAGGGGTAAAAGATCAGACCTATCCTGTGCCGTGATCCGGTTGATGACCATTGCAACGACAGCTTGTGCAAGGCCCATCATCAGAATCATCACTGTAATGACGGTATTAATCACATTGAAGGGGCGTGTCAAGTTCAGGTGAACCCGTGTAACGGTGGAATCCTTGTTACGGACTACCTCCCCAGTGTATTTCACTCCCGTGGTCGAAGCTGAGAGGGCGATTGAGAGTGGTACAGGCACATTTTTCTGCAACGAGTCCTTGTCAAGAGCCAGTTCCTCGTCCGCGGCACCGAGTCCGTGTTTGACCTGCGGGGGCTTGGCTTGTGGAACCTGTGACGCCTCAGGAGCTTGGGGTGGCGGGGGCGTGTCTGCGTAGAGCCATATGTCGGATTCGTATCGATCGAAGGGATATCGGTTGAGGTTTCCCCTCAAGGGGGCTTTACTCCCTATACCGCTGGGATGACTGGTTGGGTACCGATGGTGCAGGGATATATCGCTTTTTGACGATCATCTGTCTCTGGCTGCCACACGCGTTTGAGGCGTTGAGGTCAGTACGGGGATTATTCTGGAGCAAATGGAAGTGGGTGCGGGCGGAGGGACTTGTCGCACTGCACGGACGCTAGACGGGCGTCGGATTGTGCACAAGGTCGCGAGCGTTCAGCTACTCGGTTCTGCCATTGACTGCCGAAACTGGTTCTCCTCGGTGTGATACCCAAGTCCAAATTCCAGCGGTAAATCCCTGCGGAAACACAAACTCCAAAGTGGTCCCATGAACTATCTCAGCATACAGACATACATGGTTTCTATCAGAGAAGATTCCGCCTGACTTCAATCAAGATTCACGTTTGGCGAGCCCTAACGCCCTAGTCTTTCGGTGACTTAGATGTATCTATTAAATTTTTTATTGAGATAACACTCTATAAGTCATTTAATATAGAACACTTAGCAATGACTGGTTGCCCCCCAGGGATTCGAACCCCGATTGATCGGTTCAGAGCCGACTGTCCTACCATTGAACGAGGGGGCAACAGATTGATGGAGTCGCGGCGATAGTGCTCGCTGACGGCCTTTTAAGAGTGTACGGGGTGGGTGCTGTTAGGTCAAACTTTGAGAGGGATAGGGGGATAGGAGACGCGAAAAGTGATCCTTCCAAACGCGTTCCCATTACAAATTCGGGGGAGGACGTTTGTTGCTGGTAGGTGAGTGAATCGTCCTGTTATCGATCCAAAGCCGGCCTATTGCCAGTAGACATTAACAGCTCGACCACGCCGACGTCCGTTAGTGATTTTGCTCTATATACTGCAGCAAAAATCATTCCGATCACTCCACAGACGCGTATAACTCGATCCGGCATGACGAATCAACAATTGACCGGCCCATGTTCCGACACCCGTCTTCTCTAAACCGGCGCCAATTGCGAGTAACGAGCCAATCACAGGACGACGACCGGATCGCCAAACCCGTTAAAGAGTTCACGCATCGTCAGAATGCCTGCGAAATACAACGCAAGCGACGCACCGATCGTCACGATTGCGGTAGGTAGAAAGTTCCAGACGAAGAACACCATGGACAGAGCAAGAATTAGCAGCGTAATTGTAATCTGGCTCATTCCGTTGCACTCACCGTTTTATCTGCAAACCTTTACAAAAGAATCAATAGCCGAGTGCCGCCGTCGTCACGCGGATCGGATCCAGCTTCGAAGAATCCGGATCCGTGGTCAATTCGGATCGCGCTCGCATGCCCCATGTTGTCGTTCCAGTCGGTAACCATTTGCACGGGCTGTCCACGTCGCTTCAACTCACGCACAACCTCGTCGGAGATACGCCTCTTCGAGCGACATATTGCGCGATTGCGTGCCCCAAGTGCGGCCCATCACCACTGTGGAGCCTCAATCGCTTGCTGTACGTCATAGCCGAAATCTATGATCCGAGTTGCCAGCGCGACTTGGCTTTATGGTTGGCCTTCACCCCCATTGCTCCAAAGGAACGGTCGCCCTTCGTGCGTAATCAACGCCGGGATCAAAGTGTGGAATGTGCACTTGCCAGGCTGCAACTGGCTGGGATGTTTCTCATCAAGAGAGAAAAAGGCACCGCGGTTCTGCATAATGATGCCGTGTCACCATGAATCACGGCACTGCCGAAATCGTGGTAAATAGATTGGATAAGCGAGACGACCATTCCATCTCGATCAGCGGCACAGAAATAACAGGTATCCCCTATGGTTCTTAGCCATAATCATTCGCACTGCAGCATCAGCGTTATCAGTTCCTCTGCCTCAACTAACGACAGGGCCACCTCTTCGACGGCACCCGCAGATATCATCAATGATTTGTCAAATGAATATCTATATGACTATGACTGACCGACCTCCGTAGTCTTGGCGATCGAAAGCATCTACCGATTCCTCGCCCCGTCAAGCTTTGCGGTCATATTTGGGCGTTAGAATGCTCTTCATGGACAACGCGATTGCTGCTCTGTTTCTGGATTACTCGTGCAAGAAGCTGGATGGGATGACGGAGAACCTGCGAGTTTGTTTGAGTAAATTGACGGATGCGCAGATTTGGGAGCGGCATGGGGCTCATGAGAATGCTGTCGGCAATCTTGTGCTTCATCTTTGCGGAAATATGCGGCAGTGGATTATGCATGGGGTGGGTGCGGCTAAGGATGTTCGAGTGCGGGATGCGGAGTTCAGTGCGGCGGATGGTTTGAGTGGCGCTGAGTTGATGGAGAAGTTTGCGGCTACGGTGGCGGAGGCGAATGGGATTATCGCTTCTGTGCCTGCGGAGCGGTTGGTGGAGAGGATTACCCCACAAACGCATGAGGTCAGCGTGCTGGATGCGATCTACCAGGTGGTCGGGCATGTGCAGCAGCATGTGGGACAGATCATTTTGCTGACGAAACAGATGACAGCGAAGGATCTGGATCTGACGATGCCTCGACCACGGTAGGGCTACTTCATTCCGTTCAGAATGGAGCCTACGATGCCTCCTACGA encodes:
- a CDS encoding DUF4436 family protein, with product MRGNLNRYPFDRYESDIWLYADTPPPPQAPEASQVPQAKPPQVKHGLGAADEELALDKDSLQKNVPVPLSIALSASTTGVKYTGEVVRNKDSTVTRVHLNLTRPFNVINTVITVMILMMGLAQAVVAMVINRITAQDRSDLLPLSLAISLIFGLPALRSIQPGVPVVGVLGDYFSFIWAELFVAASAIIMMWIWLLRSKKSTTQKS
- a CDS encoding arabinofuranosidase catalytic domain-containing protein, whose protein sequence is MKTKIDFVLRLALMFMVVGAIFAIAQQSPTRNDVPSHRPQGPCDIYAASGAPCVAAHSTTRALYATYNGPLYQILRQSDGKTLDIGIVQSAASSVNDPGGYADAAAQDKFCAGTYCWNSIIYDQSPKHNDLTQAPRGGFGGPALGGFNNLPIADMAPITIMGHKVYGVFIEPGMGLRQNDAKGTAVDDQAEGQYWVVNGKHFNAGCCFDYGNAEIDSRDDDNGTMETLYFGNATPWYSGAGKGPWIMTDQENNLVGCVNDDGTKGCPNLPSIPWHFVTAIGKGEPHHWTSMGGDAQKGALSVMFDGHRVNSTYDPMRKQGAILLGNGGDNSVGSQGTFYEGAMTAAGTFPSNAIDQLVQANIVAARYDVTPLSLTPTATPTTPAGPQTFTPASSRDFTVTFTNTTGTPVTDVSLSISVPSKQWASVVSGTTETSKTFAQQIAPGGSVSATFKVTSGPAAFNGDLVGNASWMNPTSGKKQVETTVGKVRNARPVKINEFRVTSGSPRNPTNSFIELYNAGPQSVDISNWTLTEHPARQAIFSMVKIPAGTKLMAGGFYLLGLSNSGLAVPARAGDSIIQVRNTEGMSVGDTINIGTGSSAELRKIASLGTPASDHTMLWQSLPEEPVITVPAGSTNVPVENVSGFAVGQKIALGYGSTYPFVANTVEQYEIATVTAVGKPGTQAYLAMDAPAGATNIKVTSLSNISIGDKIRLDIDSVGHGIETVTVTQVGSAANQTNLSAPASAGATRISVRRGDGFAAGDRITVGTPASKQVVTVTAVGSPGSDGTPIDFTPAFIKSHGVSEWVVAPGTGLELAAPLRFNHAANLPFSDRGTGISFQPATAFAHLSNEPVQALGTGITLDRPLTDNHAIHTAVRDAEVKTAGYQGTPTPNQWFGGPELTTKSPQFGRTLTVEEGSFVLRDSSGVVADSLNYGGLVDPWAAEGDQAVSGAELSGCYAPAPGSVFNPWSTVVAPVAINTSAGRFPDGADTDSNCSDFLTQAGASFSAASAAGATNIKVASTEGFRPGQTLHIGSGANTETAVIATVGTAGATTVRTSTDVGATVLPATSVTGFNKGQTITIDEGANSETAVVSSIRARGVATITVAAPLTREHSAGAQISGSGITLNTPLTRTHIDGEQVSDDVPTPGAPNRYHGINR
- a CDS encoding DinB family protein; this translates as MDNAIAALFLDYSCKKLDGMTENLRVCLSKLTDAQIWERHGAHENAVGNLVLHLCGNMRQWIMHGVGAAKDVRVRDAEFSAADGLSGAELMEKFAATVAEANGIIASVPAERLVERITPQTHEVSVLDAIYQVVGHVQQHVGQIILLTKQMTAKDLDLTMPRPR
- a CDS encoding alanine racemase — protein: MQEVAISQHLGGPNARLVGKPCSLPELTTPALVLDLETFERNIRAYQHQVNLHGLQARPHAKSHKCAEIAQRQIAAGAVGVCAASLHEAEALVRHGINNILITSPVIGAGKLDRLLQLLDHGVSVAVVVDDQERAASMAAAAHQSGHVLDVLIDVDLGMGRTGVSNIESALQLVNVVCDAEGISYRGIQAYSGSVQHIEDFAARDRIYTGQLRFLSGLIAALDKRGLKPATVSGGGTGTLALDCREGILTEHQAGSYIFMDVEYGAVTLRANDDDARFATSLFLHSTVISKNVPGTATIDAGLKSFATDGPLPRVSNGAPAGTTYAFFGDEHGRLTFPTPTHSLPLGSIVAFVTPHCDPTVNLHDYLHIVRNDTIVDIWQIVGRGVL